One Paenibacillus riograndensis SBR5 DNA segment encodes these proteins:
- a CDS encoding ImmA/IrrE family metallo-endopeptidase: MFIHYKKTHLEHFVEQIYIDHHIQIPEDITIEKLSTELNIYVEYAPIRSRAYESNSGIRCILLDNRITPMKQRFEFLHELCHILRHAGNQMVLPSPFIKAQEEDAEKFLLYATMPFFMIQPGALSDEYDVAIHQLSSIFGVSKDMAKKRFDQILRREYEGELIPDAGGRQLSRRKNAEPNQDNYETKIFAYYDPHSTLDGPDQLIVCLDQKTLLSQHEWVVPVEERFQEIDLESLKNIEIESATRGDLICFDGQLTLQIHQLVYKYGLSKRNFVLQMRDIEQILEADQSSVRKFL, translated from the coding sequence ATGTTTATACATTATAAAAAAACACATCTGGAGCATTTTGTGGAACAAATTTACATAGACCATCACATTCAAATTCCGGAAGATATCACGATTGAAAAACTCTCTACAGAGCTGAATATCTACGTAGAGTACGCACCTATCAGGAGTAGAGCCTATGAATCCAATTCGGGTATACGCTGCATACTTTTGGATAATCGAATAACACCAATGAAGCAACGCTTCGAATTTTTGCATGAGCTCTGTCACATACTGCGACACGCAGGCAATCAAATGGTCCTTCCTAGCCCCTTTATTAAAGCCCAGGAGGAAGATGCAGAGAAATTTCTTCTTTATGCAACTATGCCTTTTTTTATGATTCAACCAGGTGCATTATCTGATGAATATGACGTTGCTATCCATCAGCTTTCCAGTATCTTTGGTGTATCCAAAGATATGGCTAAAAAACGTTTCGATCAAATCCTGCGCCGCGAGTATGAAGGAGAACTTATACCTGATGCTGGTGGTCGACAATTATCAAGGAGAAAGAATGCTGAGCCTAATCAAGATAATTATGAGACTAAAATATTTGCTTATTACGATCCTCACAGCACTTTAGATGGACCGGACCAACTTATCGTTTGTCTTGATCAGAAGACTCTGTTAAGCCAACATGAATGGGTAGTCCCTGTCGAAGAACGGTTTCAAGAGATTGACCTCGAATCATTGAAGAATATTGAAATCGAGTCCGCAACAAGAGGCGATTTGATCTGCTTTGATGGACAATTAACCTTACAAATTCACCAGCTTGTCTACAAATATGGTTTATCAAAACGAAACTTTGTGCTGCAAATGAGGGATATTGAACAGATCCTTGAGGCAGACCAGAGCTCCGTTAGAAAGTTTCTATGA
- the truA gene encoding tRNA pseudouridine(38-40) synthase TruA produces the protein MRNLLMKVNYDGTRYDGFQTQPQGNTIQDHLEHAILHLTGETLKITGSGRTDAGVHAYGQPFNFLTASKIPLERWCLALNARLPQDIVVTEAREVPLEFHSRRGAKRKTYRYTINGNRFPDPFQRRLQYHHPVKLDLPAMQQGLAHIIGTHDFTSFASRKSTKTSHVRTIFEAHMEVDRSMCRNGTADQGVIDTYITGSGFLQHMVRIIMGTLIHVGEGKIRAEAVADILAACDRAAAGPTAVAQGLALWSVEYDEAGL, from the coding sequence ATGCGTAATCTGTTGATGAAGGTCAATTATGACGGCACCCGCTATGATGGCTTTCAGACCCAGCCTCAGGGCAATACGATTCAAGACCATCTGGAACATGCCATTCTCCATCTAACCGGCGAGACGCTTAAGATTACGGGCTCAGGACGGACAGATGCAGGGGTGCATGCCTATGGCCAGCCGTTCAATTTCCTGACTGCTTCTAAAATCCCGCTTGAGCGGTGGTGTCTGGCGCTTAATGCCCGGCTGCCGCAGGATATCGTAGTCACTGAGGCACGGGAGGTCCCGCTTGAGTTCCACTCCCGCAGAGGGGCTAAGCGCAAAACTTACCGTTACACGATTAACGGCAACCGGTTCCCGGACCCTTTTCAACGGCGCCTGCAGTATCATCATCCGGTGAAGCTGGACCTTCCGGCAATGCAGCAAGGTTTGGCCCATATCATTGGTACCCATGATTTCACGTCGTTCGCGTCCAGAAAGTCTACAAAGACTTCTCATGTCCGGACGATTTTTGAGGCTCATATGGAGGTTGACCGTAGTATGTGCCGGAACGGGACTGCTGATCAGGGAGTGATTGACACTTATATTACGGGCAGCGGCTTTCTGCAGCATATGGTCCGCATTATAATGGGAACGCTGATACATGTGGGTGAAGGCAAAATCCGTGCGGAGGCGGTTGCGGATATTCTTGCAGCCTGTGACCGTGCGGCAGCGGGGCCTACGGCTGTAGCTCAGGGATTGGCACTGTGGAGCGTGGAATATGACGAGGCAGGGCTATAG
- the rplM gene encoding 50S ribosomal protein L13: MRTTYMAKPNEVERNWHIIDAEGKTLGRLASEAAALIRGKHKPQFTPHVDTGDFVIVINAEKIHLTGKKLQNKKYYRHSMHPGGLKVTVAEDLLKTKPERVIESAVHGMIPKTRQGDHMKLRLKVYAGAEHPHAAQKPEVYELRG, translated from the coding sequence ATGCGTACCACCTATATGGCGAAGCCGAACGAAGTTGAACGCAATTGGCACATTATTGATGCCGAAGGCAAAACACTTGGTCGTTTGGCCAGCGAAGCCGCTGCTTTGATCCGTGGCAAACACAAACCGCAATTCACTCCACATGTTGATACGGGAGATTTCGTAATTGTTATCAACGCTGAGAAGATTCACCTGACCGGCAAGAAATTGCAAAATAAGAAATACTACCGTCACTCGATGCACCCAGGCGGCTTGAAAGTTACTGTTGCTGAGGACCTGCTGAAGACCAAACCGGAACGTGTCATTGAATCTGCCGTACACGGCATGATTCCTAAGACTCGCCAAGGGGATCACATGAAGCTGAGACTCAAAGTATATGCAGGCGCCGAGCATCCACATGCAGCACAAAAACCTGAAGTTTACGAACTTCGCGGATAA
- the rpsI gene encoding 30S ribosomal protein S9 codes for MAQVQYYGTGRRKHSVARVRLVPGEGRIVINKREMDEYFGVETLKMIVKQPLNLTETLGNYDVIVLAHGGGISGQAGAIRHGIARALLKVDPEYRGSLKKAGFLTRDPRMKERKKYGLKAARRAPQFSKR; via the coding sequence ATGGCACAAGTACAATACTATGGGACAGGTCGTCGTAAACATTCGGTAGCACGTGTTCGCCTTGTACCGGGTGAAGGACGCATTGTCATTAACAAACGTGAGATGGACGAATATTTCGGTGTGGAAACATTGAAGATGATCGTAAAACAACCTTTGAACCTGACTGAAACACTGGGCAACTACGATGTAATCGTTCTTGCTCACGGTGGCGGGATTTCGGGTCAAGCCGGAGCAATCCGTCACGGGATCGCCCGTGCTTTGCTGAAAGTTGATCCTGAATACCGTGGATCTTTGAAGAAAGCCGGATTCCTGACTCGTGACCCACGCATGAAGGAACGTAAGAAATATGGCCTCAAGGCTGCACGTCGTGCGCCTCAGTTCTCGAAACGTTAA